Proteins from a single region of Pseudomonas quebecensis:
- a CDS encoding universal stress protein has protein sequence MIGSMLYATDLGLYAPYVMQHALALARTFKADLYVIHVVEPIGLFAESVLHSYLDEQSLNEWRSEGLRTMIATIEQRVLDSFREELGEGGQDLQLIRSVRVIQGDPCEVILDQLRKLSVDLLIVGSHSCASAAATPLGRTASRVVQLSTVPVYLVPSLQRRRSDDV, from the coding sequence ATGATTGGTTCGATGCTGTACGCCACGGACCTTGGTCTGTACGCGCCGTACGTGATGCAACATGCATTGGCGCTTGCGCGAACGTTCAAGGCGGATCTGTATGTGATTCACGTGGTGGAGCCGATCGGGCTGTTTGCCGAATCGGTGCTGCACAGTTATCTCGATGAACAGAGCCTGAATGAGTGGCGCAGTGAGGGCCTGCGCACAATGATTGCCACCATCGAACAGCGGGTACTGGACAGTTTTCGTGAGGAGTTGGGGGAGGGGGGGCAGGATTTGCAATTGATCCGCTCGGTGCGCGTGATCCAGGGCGATCCTTGCGAGGTGATACTCGACCAACTGCGTAAACTTTCCGTGGACCTGTTGATCGTAGGAAGTCACAGCTGCGCCAGCGCGGCGGCCACGCCACTGGGGCGCACGGCTTCGCGGGTGGTGCAGCTGTCCACGGTACCGGTTTATCTGGTGCCGTCGCTGCAACGTCGACGAAGTGATGACGTGTGA
- the cysB gene encoding HTH-type transcriptional regulator CysB, whose product MKLQQLRYIWEVAHHDLNVSATAQSLYTSQPGISKQIRLLEDELGVEVFARSGKHLTRVTPAGERIITTAGEILRKVESIKQIAQEFSNEKKGTLSIATTHTQARYALPPVIRDFIKQYPDVALHMHQGSPMQIAEMAADGTVDFAIATEALELFGDLVMMPCYRWNRCVVVPQGHPLAKLPKLTLEALAEYPIVTYVFGFTGRSKLDEAFSHRGLTPKVVFTAADADVIKTYVRLGLGVGIVAKMAVDTQLDKDLVVLDASELFESSVTKIGFRRGTFLRGFMCDFIEKFAPHLTREVMAKAIQCHNKQELEELFDGVELPVH is encoded by the coding sequence ATGAAGCTTCAACAACTGCGCTACATCTGGGAAGTGGCGCACCACGACCTCAACGTTTCCGCTACTGCTCAAAGCCTTTACACCTCGCAACCCGGTATCAGCAAGCAGATCCGCCTGCTCGAAGACGAGTTGGGCGTCGAAGTGTTCGCGCGCAGCGGCAAGCATCTCACCCGCGTCACGCCGGCCGGTGAGCGCATTATCACCACCGCCGGCGAAATCCTGCGAAAAGTCGAAAGCATCAAGCAGATCGCCCAGGAATTTTCCAACGAGAAAAAGGGCACCCTGTCGATCGCCACCACCCACACCCAGGCGCGCTATGCGCTGCCTCCGGTGATCCGCGATTTCATCAAACAGTACCCGGACGTGGCGCTGCACATGCATCAAGGCTCGCCGATGCAGATCGCCGAGATGGCCGCCGACGGCACCGTCGATTTCGCCATCGCCACCGAGGCGCTGGAGCTGTTCGGCGATCTGGTCATGATGCCCTGCTACCGCTGGAACCGTTGCGTGGTGGTGCCTCAGGGCCACCCGTTGGCCAAGCTGCCGAAGCTGACCCTCGAAGCCCTCGCGGAATACCCGATCGTGACCTATGTGTTCGGGTTCACGGGGCGTTCCAAGCTCGATGAGGCCTTCAGCCATCGCGGCCTCACGCCCAAAGTGGTGTTTACCGCCGCCGATGCCGACGTGATCAAGACTTACGTGCGCCTGGGCCTGGGCGTGGGCATCGTCGCCAAGATGGCGGTGGACACCCAGCTCGATAAAGACCTGGTGGTGCTGGATGCCAGTGAGTTGTTCGAGTCCAGCGTGACCAAGATCGGCTTCCGTCGCGGAACCTTCCTGCGCGGGTTCATGTGCGATTTCATCGAAAAATTCGCCCCGCACCTCACCCGTGAAGTCATGGCCAAGGCTATCCAGTGCCACAACAAGCAGGAACTGGAGGAGCTGTTCGACGGTGTGGAGCTGCCGGTTCACTGA
- a CDS encoding arylesterase, whose protein sequence is MRMWFLSAGLALMCMAQNAAAGTVLIVGDSISAGFGLDTRKGWVALLEQRLKKEGFDDKVVNASISGDTSAGGLARLPAALAAHKPQVVVIELGGNDGLRGQPPAQLQQNLASMIQQSQDSGAKVLLLGMQIPPNYGKRYVEAFNKVFGDVAQQKKVPLVPFFLEGVGGHPELMQADGLHPAVGAQDKLLENVWPSLKPLL, encoded by the coding sequence ATGCGAATGTGGTTTTTGAGTGCTGGCCTGGCCTTGATGTGCATGGCGCAGAACGCAGCGGCGGGTACAGTCCTGATCGTTGGCGATAGTATCAGTGCCGGTTTCGGCCTGGATACCCGCAAAGGGTGGGTGGCATTGCTGGAGCAACGCCTCAAGAAGGAAGGTTTCGACGATAAAGTCGTCAACGCTTCCATCAGCGGCGACACCAGTGCCGGCGGCCTCGCGCGGCTGCCGGCGGCGCTTGCGGCGCATAAGCCGCAGGTGGTGGTTATCGAGTTGGGCGGCAATGACGGCCTGCGCGGCCAGCCGCCTGCGCAATTGCAACAAAATCTTGCTTCGATGATTCAGCAGTCTCAGGACAGCGGGGCGAAGGTGCTCCTGCTGGGCATGCAGATTCCACCCAATTATGGAAAGCGCTACGTCGAGGCTTTCAACAAAGTCTTCGGCGATGTGGCGCAGCAAAAAAAGGTGCCGCTGGTGCCGTTTTTCCTGGAGGGGGTCGGCGGTCATCCCGAGCTGATGCAGGCCGATGGCCTGCACCCGGCGGTGGGTGCCCAGGACAAGTTGCTGGAAAATGTCTGGCCATCGCTCAAACCGCTGTTATGA
- a CDS encoding PilZ domain-containing protein: MGRFLPHPDDVAVELIQRPSPAIPRQRLHAVGLGGVACQSPRAWRQGSAVDLHIPSLGASARYPGYVAWCRKVESGYRVGISFTDEHALFGARMGEQACRIERYCRQHDDAQPTPLQFEALAREWVARHALEFSHEAFVQPARD, from the coding sequence ATGGGTCGTTTTTTACCTCACCCTGATGATGTCGCTGTCGAGTTAATCCAACGTCCCTCCCCTGCCATTCCCCGCCAACGCCTGCACGCCGTCGGCCTGGGCGGTGTCGCCTGCCAGTCGCCCCGCGCCTGGCGCCAGGGCAGCGCAGTTGACTTGCATATTCCCTCACTGGGCGCCAGTGCGCGCTATCCAGGGTACGTGGCCTGGTGCCGCAAGGTGGAAAGCGGCTATCGCGTGGGCATTTCGTTTACCGACGAACATGCCTTGTTCGGCGCGCGAATGGGGGAACAAGCATGCCGGATAGAACGCTACTGCCGCCAGCACGATGATGCACAGCCGACACCGCTGCAGTTCGAGGCCCTGGCCCGAGAGTGGGTGGCGCGTCATGCTCTGGAGTTCTCCCACGAAGCGTTTGTGCAGCCGGCGCGGGATTAA
- a CDS encoding ABC transporter permease, translating to MARLPLLRLLSLAMRQLLRDARAGELRVLFFALLVAVAASTAIGYFGARLNGAMLLRATEFLGADLVLEGSSPARPEQVRSGTELGLDHARVVEFSSVIATDNGIQLSSIKAVNEQYPLRGALKSAAAPFAEETPGGGPKPGEAWVEARLLTALDLNVGDSIDVGMKTLRLARVLTNEPDRAGNFYSLTPRVMINLADLEATGVVQPGSRVSYRELWRGPQGSTALQTYRDLIKPGLAANQRLQDSRDGNQQIGGALGKAERYLNMASLVAVLLAGVAVALSANRFATRRFDASALLRCLGLSRREAMLLFSLQLSVLGLLASLTGALLGWLAQFGLFYFLHDLLPADVPPGGLLPAVAGIGTGLVALAGFALPPLAALGRVPPLRVLRRDLLPIPSSTWVVYGAALFALGLIMWRLSLDLVLTFALLGGGVVAALVLGGLLLLLLQSLRRMLAGATLPWRLGLGQLLRHPLAAAGQALAFGLILLSMGLIALLRGELLDTWQNQLPKDAPNYFALNILPADKEAFGARLLEVQAQSAPLYPVVPGRLISINGEPVQEIVSKDSSGDRAVQRDLSLTWAADLPPGNALTEGTWWPPQPSDDIPGVSVEAKVAQSLKLKLGDHLIFTIGGENREARVTSLRTINWDNFQPNFFMIFQPGTLKNLPTTYLTSFYLAPGHDQQIVDLSRAFPAVTILQVEALLEQLRSILAQVTLAVEYVLLFVLAAGMAVLFSGLQATLDERIRQGALLRALGAERTLLVTARRIEFGLLGAVSGLLAALGTELVTWVLYRYAFDLAWHPHPWLLLLPVIGAVLIGGAGVFGTRRALNASPLTVLREG from the coding sequence ATGGCACGTTTGCCGCTGTTGCGTCTGTTAAGCCTTGCCATGCGCCAACTATTGCGCGATGCCCGTGCCGGTGAATTGCGCGTATTGTTCTTCGCCCTGCTGGTGGCCGTGGCGGCCAGCACCGCCATCGGTTACTTCGGCGCGCGCCTCAACGGCGCCATGCTGCTGCGTGCCACCGAGTTTCTCGGCGCCGACCTGGTTCTCGAAGGCAGCTCCCCGGCGCGACCCGAACAGGTCCGGTCCGGCACCGAACTGGGCCTGGATCATGCGCGCGTGGTGGAATTCTCCAGCGTGATTGCCACCGACAATGGCATCCAGCTGTCCAGCATCAAGGCCGTCAACGAACAGTACCCGCTGCGCGGTGCGCTCAAAAGCGCAGCCGCGCCCTTTGCCGAAGAAACGCCGGGGGGCGGTCCGAAACCCGGTGAAGCCTGGGTGGAGGCGCGCCTGTTGACGGCGCTTGACCTCAACGTCGGCGACAGCATCGATGTGGGTATGAAAACCCTGCGCCTGGCGCGCGTGCTCACTAATGAGCCGGACCGCGCCGGTAATTTCTACAGCCTCACGCCCAGGGTGATGATCAACCTCGCCGACCTGGAGGCCACCGGCGTGGTACAGCCTGGCAGCCGTGTCAGCTACCGCGAACTGTGGCGCGGACCGCAGGGCAGCACCGCGCTGCAAACCTATCGCGACCTGATCAAACCCGGCCTTGCCGCCAACCAGCGACTGCAGGACTCACGGGACGGCAACCAACAGATCGGTGGAGCCCTGGGCAAGGCCGAGCGTTACCTGAACATGGCCAGCCTGGTGGCCGTGCTGTTGGCGGGGGTGGCGGTCGCCCTGTCGGCCAACCGCTTCGCCACGCGCCGTTTTGACGCGAGTGCGCTGTTGCGCTGCCTGGGGTTGTCACGCCGCGAGGCCATGCTGCTGTTCAGTCTGCAACTGAGCGTACTGGGCCTGCTGGCCAGTCTCACCGGGGCCCTGCTCGGCTGGCTGGCGCAGTTTGGCCTGTTCTATTTCCTGCACGATCTGTTGCCGGCGGATGTGCCGCCGGGCGGTCTGTTACCGGCCGTGGCGGGGATCGGCACCGGCCTGGTCGCCCTTGCCGGCTTTGCCTTGCCACCCTTGGCTGCACTCGGTCGCGTACCGCCGCTGCGGGTGTTGCGCCGCGACCTGCTGCCGATCCCGTCCAGCACCTGGGTGGTCTACGGCGCCGCATTATTCGCCCTGGGCCTGATCATGTGGCGTCTGAGCCTCGACCTGGTGCTGACCTTCGCCCTGCTCGGCGGTGGCGTGGTGGCCGCTTTGGTGCTGGGCGGCCTGCTTCTGCTGCTGTTGCAAAGCCTGCGTCGAATGCTGGCCGGTGCAACCCTGCCCTGGCGCCTGGGCCTGGGCCAACTGCTGCGCCACCCCTTGGCTGCGGCTGGCCAGGCGTTGGCGTTCGGCCTGATCCTGCTGTCCATGGGCTTGATCGCTCTGTTGCGCGGCGAACTGCTCGACACCTGGCAGAACCAGTTGCCCAAGGACGCGCCCAATTATTTCGCCCTGAACATCCTGCCGGCCGACAAGGAGGCTTTCGGCGCACGCCTGCTGGAAGTCCAGGCGCAATCGGCTCCCCTGTACCCGGTAGTGCCCGGACGGCTGATCAGCATCAATGGTGAACCGGTGCAGGAAATCGTCAGCAAGGACTCCAGCGGTGATCGCGCCGTGCAGCGCGATCTCAGCCTGACCTGGGCCGCCGACCTGCCACCGGGCAATGCCCTGACGGAAGGCACATGGTGGCCGCCGCAACCTTCAGACGATATTCCCGGCGTTTCGGTCGAGGCCAAGGTAGCGCAAAGCCTCAAACTCAAGCTCGGCGACCATCTGATCTTCACGATAGGCGGGGAAAATCGCGAGGCGCGGGTCACCAGCCTACGCACCATCAACTGGGACAACTTCCAGCCCAACTTCTTCATGATTTTCCAACCCGGCACCTTGAAGAACCTGCCCACCACGTACCTGACCAGTTTTTACCTGGCACCGGGTCATGATCAGCAGATCGTGGACCTGTCCCGCGCGTTTCCAGCCGTGACCATCCTGCAGGTGGAGGCGCTGCTGGAGCAGTTGCGCAGCATCCTTGCCCAGGTGACCCTGGCCGTGGAATACGTGCTGTTGTTCGTATTGGCCGCAGGCATGGCGGTGCTGTTTTCCGGCCTGCAAGCGACACTGGATGAACGCATCCGCCAGGGCGCGCTGTTGCGGGCGCTGGGTGCCGAGCGCACATTGCTGGTGACGGCCAGGCGCATCGAGTTCGGCCTGCTGGGTGCCGTCAGCGGGTTGCTGGCGGCGCTGGGCACCGAGCTGGTGACCTGGGTGCTGTACCGCTATGCGTTCGACCTGGCCTGGCACCCTCACCCGTGGCTATTGCTGCTGCCGGTGATAGGTGCTGTGTTGATCGGAGGGGCCGGCGTATTCGGCACGCGCCGTGCGCTCAATGCCAGCCCGCTTACCGTGCTGCGCGAAGGTTGA
- a CDS encoding GNAT family N-acetyltransferase: MSEALSIHHDQTGHQFETTVDGHRAYLTYMDLGKQTLDIYRTFVPNALRGRGIAAALTEEALQFAEKAGYTVIPSCSYVERYMERHQRHAAKL; encoded by the coding sequence ATGAGCGAGGCGTTGTCCATCCACCATGACCAGACAGGTCATCAGTTCGAGACCACTGTGGACGGTCATCGTGCCTACCTGACCTACATGGATCTCGGCAAGCAGACCCTGGATATCTATCGCACCTTCGTGCCCAACGCGCTAAGAGGCCGTGGCATTGCGGCGGCGTTGACCGAGGAGGCGTTGCAGTTCGCAGAAAAGGCGGGCTATACGGTGATCCCGTCCTGCTCCTACGTGGAGCGCTACATGGAGCGCCATCAGCGCCATGCTGCAAAGCTGTAA
- the oprI gene encoding outer membrane lipoprotei OprI — MNNVLKFSALALAAVLATGCSSVSKETEARLTATEDAAARSQARADEAYRKADEALAAAQKAQQTADEANERALRMLEKASRK; from the coding sequence ATGAACAACGTTCTGAAATTCTCTGCTCTGGCTCTGGCCGCAGTTCTGGCTACCGGTTGCAGCAGCGTCTCCAAAGAAACCGAAGCTCGTCTGACTGCAACTGAAGACGCAGCAGCTCGCTCCCAGGCTCGTGCAGACGAAGCCTACCGTAAAGCTGATGAAGCTCTGGCTGCTGCTCAAAAAGCACAACAGACTGCTGACGAAGCTAACGAGCGCGCTCTGCGCATGCTTGAAAAAGCTAGCCGCAAGTAA
- a CDS encoding thioredoxin, whose protein sequence is MYTDSEHRPVDGGGSSIVKELELTDLDIDQQLLVLPGVSLLVFVSAGCASCRWARQQLPGWRLAVDRVCWVDAGNNGGAVERYQIFHLPALFVVCEGRFLGQLQTRLTPAAITEAVNEALTRLPEELP, encoded by the coding sequence ATGTACACGGACTCCGAGCACCGTCCCGTTGACGGCGGTGGCAGCAGTATAGTGAAGGAACTGGAATTGACCGACCTGGATATTGACCAGCAATTGCTGGTATTGCCAGGGGTTTCGCTGCTGGTATTCGTCAGCGCCGGTTGTGCCAGTTGCCGCTGGGCACGCCAGCAATTGCCGGGCTGGCGCTTGGCGGTGGACCGTGTGTGCTGGGTGGATGCGGGGAATAATGGCGGCGCGGTGGAGCGATACCAGATCTTTCATTTGCCGGCGCTGTTTGTGGTGTGCGAGGGTCGATTCCTTGGGCAATTACAGACACGTCTTACACCCGCGGCCATTACCGAGGCCGTAAATGAAGCGCTAACCCGTCTACCTGAGGAATTGCCATGA
- a CDS encoding L,D-transpeptidase family protein, with amino-acid sequence MFSRLSVVTCCLSLAALCAAGPAAALQLPLPPPGEDIVGQVQVIKAKYEDTFADLGTTYDLGYSEMVAANPGVDAWLPGAGTEIVLPTRFILPPGPREGIVINLAEYRLYYYPKGQDVVYTFPLGIGREGWGSPIAHTSIIAKTPNPTWTPPASIKAEHAANGDPLPNVVPAGPDNPLGPFKFTLGTPGYLIHGSNMKFGIGTRTSHGCFRMFNNNVLEMAGMVPVGTSVRIINDAYKFGSSGGKVYLEAHTPLNDDGTPSVVDKHTAVINALLKREDLANNLRVNWDQVRDVVAAEDGLPTEIGVPGAAPMVSSAPIDLQQ; translated from the coding sequence ATGTTCTCGCGCCTTTCCGTCGTTACCTGCTGCCTGTCTCTTGCTGCCCTGTGTGCGGCCGGCCCGGCGGCGGCCCTGCAGTTGCCCTTGCCACCTCCGGGCGAAGACATCGTCGGCCAGGTCCAAGTGATCAAGGCCAAGTACGAAGACACCTTTGCCGACCTGGGCACCACCTATGACCTGGGCTATTCGGAGATGGTTGCCGCCAACCCTGGCGTGGATGCCTGGTTGCCGGGCGCGGGTACGGAGATTGTGCTGCCGACGCGCTTCATCCTGCCGCCGGGGCCGCGCGAGGGTATTGTGATCAACCTCGCGGAATACCGGCTTTATTACTACCCCAAGGGGCAGGACGTGGTGTACACGTTCCCGCTGGGGATCGGTCGTGAAGGATGGGGCTCGCCGATTGCCCACACCAGTATCATCGCCAAGACGCCGAACCCGACCTGGACGCCGCCTGCCTCGATCAAGGCCGAGCATGCCGCCAATGGCGACCCGCTGCCCAACGTGGTGCCCGCCGGGCCGGACAACCCGTTGGGCCCGTTCAAATTCACCCTGGGCACGCCGGGTTACCTGATCCACGGCTCCAACATGAAGTTCGGTATCGGCACGCGTACCAGCCATGGCTGCTTCCGTATGTTCAACAACAACGTGCTGGAGATGGCCGGCATGGTGCCGGTGGGCACATCGGTGCGCATCATCAACGATGCCTACAAGTTCGGCAGCAGTGGCGGCAAGGTGTACCTGGAGGCGCACACGCCCTTGAACGATGACGGTACGCCGTCGGTGGTCGACAAGCACACCGCTGTGATCAACGCCCTGCTCAAGCGTGAAGACCTGGCCAATAACCTGCGGGTGAACTGGGATCAGGTGCGTGATGTAGTGGCGGCGGAAGACGGCTTGCCCACCGAAATCGGCGTGCCTGGCGCGGCGCCCATGGTTTCCAGTGCGCCGATCGATCTGCAGCAGTAA
- a CDS encoding putative 2-dehydropantoate 2-reductase, producing the protein MTAVAPHSPRIGIIGTGAIGGFYGLMLARAGFDVHFLLRSEYAAVSAHGLRVNSKVHGTLHLQPVQAYARAADMPPCDWLLVGTKSTGNLELAPTLAQVAAPDAKVVLLQNGLDVEDSLREHLPPSLHLLGGLCYIGVHRSGPGVVEHEALGRVNLGYHSGAAANDEGRRTAIVEAGAALFHQAGIESQAMANVHQARWHKLVWNVPFNGLSVLLKTGTTAMMADESSRELIQALMAEVVQAAHACGHDIPASYAGQMFAMTETMDDYLPSMYHDYMHKRPLELAAIYARPLSAARAAGCELPRMRALYQALSFIDRHNR; encoded by the coding sequence ATGACAGCAGTTGCACCCCACTCGCCGCGTATCGGCATCATCGGCACCGGCGCCATCGGTGGCTTCTACGGCTTGATGCTGGCGCGCGCCGGGTTCGATGTGCACTTCCTGCTGCGCAGTGAATATGCCGCAGTGAGCGCCCATGGCCTGCGGGTGAACAGTAAGGTGCATGGCACTTTGCACCTGCAGCCGGTGCAGGCCTATGCCCGTGCGGCCGATATGCCACCCTGCGATTGGTTGCTGGTGGGCACCAAGTCGACCGGGAATCTGGAGCTGGCTCCGACCCTGGCCCAGGTGGCGGCCCCGGACGCCAAGGTGGTGTTGCTGCAAAACGGCCTCGACGTCGAAGACAGCCTGCGCGAACACCTGCCCCCGTCGCTGCACTTGCTGGGTGGCTTGTGCTACATCGGCGTACACCGCTCCGGCCCCGGCGTTGTCGAGCATGAGGCGTTGGGGCGGGTTAATCTGGGCTACCACAGCGGCGCGGCAGCCAATGATGAGGGGCGTCGGACAGCAATAGTCGAAGCCGGTGCCGCGTTGTTTCACCAGGCCGGGATCGAATCCCAGGCCATGGCCAATGTGCATCAGGCGCGCTGGCATAAGTTAGTGTGGAACGTGCCGTTCAACGGGCTCTCTGTGCTCTTGAAAACCGGCACCACCGCCATGATGGCCGACGAATCGAGCCGCGAGCTGATCCAGGCGCTGATGGCCGAAGTGGTGCAGGCTGCCCACGCCTGCGGCCATGACATCCCGGCAAGCTACGCGGGGCAGATGTTCGCCATGACCGAAACCATGGACGATTACCTGCCCAGCATGTATCACGACTATATGCACAAACGCCCGTTGGAACTGGCGGCGATCTATGCGCGCCCGCTATCGGCCGCCAGGGCCGCCGGGTGCGAGTTGCCGCGCATGCGGGCGCTCTATCAGGCCTTGAGCTTTATTGATCGGCACAACCGCTGA
- a CDS encoding 5'-nucleotidase, with protein MAKGLGDKLVLAISSRALFDLGESHRIYLAEGVETYRKYQIDHEEEILEPGDAFPLVRKLLNLNASLGRARVEVVLVSRNSADTGLRVFNSIQHYGLDISRAAFAGGRSPYPYLAAFGCHLFLSTHAEDVRSALDAGFAAATILSGGPRRACSEELRIAFDGDAVLFSDESERVYQAGGLAAFQASERESARQPLHGGPFKGFLAALNLLQREFPDEACPIRTALVTARSAPSHERVIRTLREWDIRLDESLFLGGLEKAAFLEAFAADVFFDDQAGHCEKAREVVATGHVPHGISNEVGTQV; from the coding sequence ATGGCAAAGGGATTGGGCGACAAGCTGGTGCTGGCGATTTCATCGCGGGCGCTGTTCGACCTCGGCGAAAGCCACAGGATTTACCTGGCCGAAGGTGTGGAGACCTACCGTAAATATCAGATCGACCACGAAGAAGAGATTCTCGAGCCCGGCGATGCCTTCCCGCTGGTCAGGAAACTGCTGAACCTCAACGCCAGCCTGGGCCGCGCCCGGGTCGAGGTGGTGCTGGTGTCGCGCAACAGTGCCGACACCGGACTGCGGGTGTTCAACTCGATCCAGCATTACGGCCTGGATATTTCCCGCGCCGCTTTCGCCGGAGGGCGTAGTCCATATCCTTATTTGGCAGCGTTCGGTTGTCATCTGTTTCTTTCCACCCATGCTGAAGATGTGCGCAGTGCCCTGGATGCCGGCTTCGCGGCGGCGACGATTTTGTCGGGCGGCCCACGGCGGGCGTGCAGCGAGGAGCTGCGGATCGCCTTTGACGGTGACGCGGTGCTGTTCTCCGATGAGTCCGAGCGCGTGTACCAGGCCGGTGGGCTGGCGGCGTTCCAGGCCAGCGAGCGCGAGTCGGCGCGCCAGCCGTTGCACGGCGGGCCGTTCAAGGGATTCCTCGCGGCGTTGAATTTGCTGCAGCGTGAGTTTCCCGATGAGGCGTGCCCGATCCGTACGGCCCTGGTTACCGCGCGTTCGGCGCCTTCCCATGAGCGGGTGATTCGCACCTTGCGGGAATGGGACATCCGGCTGGACGAATCGCTGTTTCTCGGTGGCCTGGAGAAGGCCGCGTTCCTTGAGGCGTTTGCCGCCGATGTGTTTTTCGATGACCAGGCCGGTCATTGTGAGAAAGCCAGGGAGGTGGTAGCCACCGGGCATGTGCCCCATGGCATCAGCAACGAAGTCGGAACCCAGGTCTGA
- a CDS encoding ABC transporter ATP-binding protein has protein sequence MGASILTARNLSKVVPSAEGELTILHELSLELNKGDSLAIVGSSGSGKSTLLGLLAGLDLPSGGEVTLAGRALSSLDEDQRARIRAEHVGFVFQSFQLLDSLNALENVMLPLELDGRKDARERARHLLERVGLGQRLTHSPRQLSGGEQQRVAIARAFAAEPDVLFADEPTGNLDSHTGERISDLLFELNKESGTTLVLVTHDERLAHRCRRLIRLEAGLMVAPLEP, from the coding sequence ATGGGCGCAAGCATTCTCACCGCGCGGAACCTTAGCAAAGTGGTTCCCAGCGCGGAAGGTGAACTGACTATCCTGCACGAACTGAGCCTGGAACTGAACAAGGGCGACAGCCTGGCTATCGTCGGCAGTTCAGGTTCCGGCAAATCCACGCTCCTGGGCCTGCTGGCCGGCCTCGACCTGCCCAGCGGTGGCGAAGTCACCCTCGCCGGGCGTGCCTTAAGCAGCCTCGACGAAGACCAAAGGGCGCGCATCCGCGCCGAGCACGTGGGCTTCGTTTTCCAATCCTTTCAACTGCTCGACAGCCTCAACGCCCTCGAAAACGTCATGCTGCCGCTGGAACTGGACGGCCGTAAAGACGCCCGCGAACGCGCCAGGCACCTGCTGGAGCGCGTGGGCCTGGGCCAGCGCCTGACCCACTCGCCACGTCAGTTATCCGGTGGCGAGCAGCAACGCGTGGCGATTGCCCGCGCGTTCGCCGCCGAGCCGGACGTGCTGTTCGCCGATGAACCCACCGGCAACCTCGACAGCCACACCGGCGAGCGCATCAGCGACCTGCTGTTCGAACTCAATAAAGAGAGCGGCACGACCCTGGTGCTGGTCACCCACGACGAGCGCCTGGCCCATCGTTGCCGACGCCTGATCCGCCTTGAAGCCGGCCTGATGGTCGCGCCCCTGGAGCCTTGA
- a CDS encoding 3-deoxy-7-phosphoheptulonate synthase, which produces MADLPINDLNVESNETLITPDQLKREIPLSESALQTVTKGREVIRNILDGTDHRLFVVIGPCSIHDLKAAHEYAERLKVLAAEVSDTLYLVMRVYFEKPRTTVGWKGLINDPYLDDSFKIQDGLHIGRQLLLDLAEMGLPTATEALDPISPQYLQDLISWSAIGARTTESQTHREMASGLSSAVGFKNGTDGGLTVAINALQSVSSPHRFLGINQEGGVSIVTTKGNAYGHVVLRGGNGKPNYDSVSVALCEQALNKAKIKPNIMVDCSHANSNKDPALQPLVMENVANQILEGNQSIIGLMVESHLNWGCQAIPKDLADLQYGVSITDACIDWAATENTLRSMHAKLRDVLPKRTRG; this is translated from the coding sequence ATGGCTGATTTACCGATCAATGACCTAAACGTCGAATCCAACGAGACCCTGATCACCCCAGATCAGCTCAAGCGCGAAATCCCGTTGAGCGAGTCTGCCCTGCAGACCGTCACCAAGGGCCGCGAAGTCATTCGAAACATTCTTGACGGCACCGACCACCGCCTGTTTGTGGTAATCGGCCCTTGCTCGATCCACGACCTCAAGGCCGCCCACGAATACGCCGAACGTCTCAAAGTGCTGGCAGCGGAAGTGTCCGACACCTTGTACCTGGTCATGCGCGTCTACTTCGAGAAACCGCGCACCACCGTTGGCTGGAAGGGTTTGATCAACGACCCGTACCTGGACGACTCGTTCAAGATCCAGGACGGTCTGCACATCGGCCGTCAATTGCTGCTGGACCTGGCAGAAATGGGCCTGCCCACCGCCACCGAAGCGCTGGACCCGATTTCCCCGCAGTACCTGCAGGACCTGATCAGTTGGTCGGCCATCGGTGCGCGCACCACCGAATCCCAGACCCACCGCGAAATGGCGTCCGGCCTGTCATCGGCCGTGGGCTTCAAGAATGGCACCGACGGCGGCCTGACCGTGGCGATCAACGCGCTGCAGTCGGTGTCCAGCCCTCACCGTTTCCTGGGTATCAACCAGGAAGGCGGCGTCTCCATCGTCACCACCAAGGGCAATGCCTACGGTCATGTGGTTCTGCGGGGCGGCAACGGTAAGCCCAACTACGACTCGGTCAGTGTCGCGCTGTGCGAACAGGCGCTTAACAAAGCCAAGATCAAGCCGAACATCATGGTTGACTGCAGCCACGCCAACTCCAACAAGGACCCGGCCCTGCAGCCGCTGGTAATGGAAAACGTCGCCAATCAGATCCTGGAAGGTAACCAGTCGATCATCGGCCTGATGGTCGAGAGCCACTTGAACTGGGGCTGCCAGGCCATTCCCAAGGACTTGGCCGATTTGCAGTACGGTGTATCGATCACCGATGCCTGCATCGATTGGGCCGCCACCGAAAACACCTTGCGCAGCATGCACGCCAAGCTCAGGGACGTATTGCCCAAGCGCACACGCGGCTGA